The nucleotide window GCGCCTGCGACAGCATTCATGCCATCCAGGCGGAACCAGTGAGCCACTTTGGCCCAGTGCCCGCCATCATGAAGAAACTCGTGGGACTGGCTACTTTGCAGAGAGCATTGCAGCCCTTCGCTGGTGCCTTCCCAGCCGGTGATCCGCAACAGGCCTTGGCCTGGTGTGTTCACGTCCAGTGGCAGCACATCAACTCTGATACCCATTGCAATCAACTCGCTTGAAAGGTGTTCAGCAGCACCGCCAACTGGCGTCGCTGCTCGGTGGTGATTTCCGGGTCCGCGCCACTTTTGGCGTTTTCCTGGGTCAGCCAGGCCAGGCTCGACAGCCAGTCGATCTGGAAGCTCTGCTCCTGGTTGGACGGCTCTTTCGGGAGCACTGGCAATTCGCCCTGGGCAAAGGTCTGGTAGGCGCCAAATACGGGTTGGCTCTCACCCAGCAGGGCGGTCGGGCGCTCGCTGACAGGTTTGCCCAGCAGGTCGAACCAGGACAGGAAGTCCCGCATGGCCAGTTGCACGGTCAGGACCTGGCGCTGGACTATCTGGTCACGGCGCACGCCGTTGAAAATCCGGCGCATGACGGCGGCATCCAGTTGTTCGATGAAGGCCGGTCGGCGCACTGCACTGACCAGTTCCTCGACCAAGGCCTCGACCACTTCGCGGCTCATGCGCAGGCTGCTCAGGCGCAGCGGTTGCGTACCCAGCTCGCGCATATGCTTGATCCACGCCTTCAGCGCCGCGCGTACAAAGCGTTGCTCGGAGTTGAGGCGCTTGGCCACAGGCTTGGGGGCAACTGCTGGCGTTGCCGAGGCAGTGTTGCCGAACACGTTGCCGAAGTTGAGTGCCGGGGCCTTGTTGGCCGGGGCCCTGACGGCGGGTTCTGGCTCTTCGCCGGCCTCGCCGTCAATGCCGTCGATGTCGTACACACCGCCCAGGTACAGTTCACGCAGCTGTTCGACAGGCACCTGCAAGGCATGGATCAGTTCGCTGATCGCGTCCGGGTCGGCGCCCAGGTTGTCGAGCAGGTACTGGGTTTTTTCACGCTTCTTGTTCAGCAGTTGCTCGAAGTCTTCCTCGCGCCAGGTGTTCAGGCCGTGCTCCAGCAGGTCGGTGCGGCACTGTTCCAGCTGCTCTTCGATACGCGCCAGCTTGAAGTCCAGGTCATTGATCGACGAGAAGCTGGTGCTGAAACGGCTGATCCCGCCATCGTTCAACGTCATCATGGCATCGAAGGCGGCACCGGTATTGGCTATATGGCGGTTGGCCGCCGGCAGGTCGACAACGTATTGTCGGAGCTGTTTGATATCGTCGACGTAGCGCTCGATCACGCGCAGCTCCTGGTCTTGCTCGTCACGCTCGATGAACGCGGTTTCTTTCAGGCGTGGCTTGCGGACCATGTAGGTATTGTCGAACGGCTTGCCGATGGACCATTCCTTCATCCACTCCTGGCTGCCAAAGCGCTCGATAATGGTGATTTTCATCAGCCGCTCGGCGGCCTTGAACTTGTGCGCGTCATCTTTGCCAAGTTCGAGGTTGGCCCAACCGTCACACATGGTCAGGGCCCAGATCAGGCCTGGCGCGCGCTGGCCCCGCTCTTTCGGGGTTGCGCCCTGGGTATTGTGGATCCAGCGGGTCAACACCGGGCCAACACTGATGACATCGCTCTGCTTCACGCTGCTTGTGCAGATGACCAGAGCATTCATCTCTTGCGCTTCGCTGTAACGCTCGAAAAGATAGGCAACCTTGCCGCGCAGGATCAGGTTCCAGTACGGATGGACTTCGTCAGCGGACTCTTTCAAGGCCGCCTCATCAACCGACAAGTATTTATTGCGAGTCCGGTAGCCGGGGAAGTCGAGAATGTCGACGCCATGGGCGACCGAGGCAGTTGGCTTGGTCCGCAAGCAGAAGTTCACTTCTACCGCCAGTGCCGCCAGCTGCGCTACGGAGATACTGACGCTGGTATGTACCTTGCCGTCTCTGCCCGGCAGAACATTGACTTGCACGTCGTGTCTAGTGCCCAGGCGGCTGAGCAGGTCTACACCCATGATGTTGTAAGGCGTTGCCGTAACGCTGATATTTTCCTGCTTGAACACGCTGATGGGCGCATGTAGCGTTTCGACATGGTCCAGCTTCTGCAGAACACCGGCCAGCAGTAAATACAAGTCGGTGATGGGCGCCTGCCCACCCCACAGTACAGAGAACAATTTCGCGCGCTCGCGTAGCGCAAGGCGCGGCGCGATTTTTACTGCACGTGGCCAGTACTGGTCGTCAAGGACGCGTGTGGACTTTTCATAGTTGCTTTTCAGGTAGTCCCACAGCGCAACCACATCATCGCTGCTAACCCCAGGTTGTACCTGGCCTGCGTCCTGGCCTTCAAATTCACTGAGCGCAGTCTGAATATCTTGCTCTCTGTAGCTGTGGTCCACTCGCTCAAGGTCGAAGTCTTCGAACCACGAGTTGCACAGAATCTTTACGAGTTCGATCTCTCTGAACAGCGTGATTTCGACTGGGTAGTTGACGTCCAGGCATGGCTTGGCGATGTGGCTGAAACGCGTGACCACGCCGGTGGCCTCACCGCCGCCGCCCGGTGGGTTGACATGCCGGATGAAATCCAACACTTGGCCACCAAAGTCACTCTCCAGCTTGCCGTGGTCATCGGAAGCAAGCGCGGAAATAAGGTAGGACTTGCCCGCTTGCGAAAGGCCGAAAAAGCCCACGGTCATCGGGTTGCCGGCACTGCGTTGGAGGTTTTTCGCCTTGTTGCGCGCGCGCCGTAGGCGCAGGCCCAGGCCATCGGCCTCGGCCTCGACACTGGCGGCATTGCCACGCACCTGCTCGATCCATTCCAGCGCCTCGCCGGCGCCTTTGTGAATGGCGCCCCAGGCACCCATCAACTGCTGTTGCTTTGGCGTAAGGTCGCTCATTTTCCTTTGACGTTCCCGCTGTCGAGCCAATAGTCGCTGTCACTCAAGCTCATGGTTGGCATGGTGTTGAGTGAGAGTTCAAGATCCCGGTCGAAGTCGAAGTCGGCATCCTGGATGTTCGATTCCAGCTTCTGGATGACCAGCTTGTCGCTGATCAGTCCCTGGTCGCGTTCTTCCTGTTCGAACTGCTCGACTTCAAGGCGTATGCGCAATACCGGCGCTTCGCCATTCTTGCCAATCGCCCTGGAGAACGCTGCCTTGCCCGAGGGGGTGAAACGCAGGGTGTAAAGCGGTGAGGCCGACCAGCGCTCGGTGGCCAGTTGGCGGTAACCCAGGTGCAGGTCGCCGCGCATCTCCAGCCAAGGCGTACCACGCTCATCGCCTTCGCCGACGATGGGCAGTTCGATCAGGCCTTTATCAGACTTCAGGTCGTGGTAGAGCACGTCGTGATACTTGATGGTGCCGGCAGCGTCGATCTGGCCAAAGTGCTTGATGATCGAGTAAGGCTTCAGCGCGGCGGTGCGGAAATAGAAGTTCGGCACACTGTGGTTGGAGCACAGCAGGCAGATCATCGCGCCCACCGATGCGGTGCTCTTCGGGTCGTCGATCAGGCCGTTGCGATGGAACGGGTACCAGCCGCCGGTGCGGTAGTTCTGCATCGGCAGAATGCGCCCGGGCGGCAGCGGCAGGCGCTGGCGGATGAACGCCTGAATGCCTGGCAGGCGCGATGGCCGCCCCGTCAGCAGCAGCATGTCGCAAGGGTACTTGGCGACCACTTCGCACAGTTCGGCAAGTGCTCTGGTGACGTTGATCTGGCCGCCGATGAACGCGGCGTGCACCTGTTCGAGGTCGAAGGTGATCGGCGTCTGCAGCAGGTCAAGCGTGCCATCGCGGCCCACTTCGCGGCGCACGGCAGCGTTGACGTACGCCAGCACCTTGTCGCTGACAACGGCTTCACCCAGCGCCTGCTGCCAGGTTTGCTCGACCGCGGCGGGTGGCAGGGCCGGGTCGAACTGCTCGTAGGCCTTCAGCAGTGCGAGGCCCAGCGGCACGAACACTTGCAGGTTCAACTGCTGGCGCAGCAGGCGTTCCTGGACGGTGGCTCCGCCGTTCCCGCACAGGCTCGACATCAGCGCATCCGGTGCCGGCACGCCGGCATTGCGCAGCGCGCTGGCGAAGGAGGGCAGGATGAACTCCTGGATCACATCCAGCAGGATGTCATCGCCCGCAATCTTGAAGCCGTCACGGAAGCGCTGGTTCGGCACGATGTGCGCGTTGGCGCCGGCGCCACCGCCGGTGCCCCGATCCAGGCGGTAATCGGTAATCACCAGGTCCGTGGTGCCGCCGCCGATGTCGATGGTCGCCAGGGTGATCTGTTCATGCTCTAGCTTGTCCGGGCGGGCCAGCGTGGCAAAGAACTCCTCCGGGTGACCGGCAAAGTTCTCGTTGACCTCGTTGTACAGGTAGACCAGCTGGCCGCAGCTGGCTTCGTCCCACTCCACACGCACGCTGGGGAACGGGGTGCGGGTCGCGACGTCCTTGCCTTTGAACGGGTTGCTCTCGTCCTGGTGCCAGCCCAGGCTCTTCCAGACCAGGCCAATCGCCTCGTACAGGCGGTTGCTGAGCAGGCTGCGCTCGGCCTGGGGCATGCCTGGTGGAACGGTCAGGGTAATGCTGTTGAGCAGGCGCGGCACCCGCGCATGGCCCTGGCGCGAGCGCTGGGCCGGGCTGTTGATCTGGGTCAGCGCCTGGGTCACCACTTCGGCCAGCATGAAGGTCATCAGGTTGCTGCGCGAATAGCGCGGGTTGAAGA belongs to Pseudomonas putida NBRC 14164 and includes:
- a CDS encoding virulence factor SrfB, whose translation is MLPEITQFEETVTLVSDTGIQFMDFALRLGPDGEQTGKFVQLNNGMVPTRLLWSKEYKDFYEPEPDKVVQVEFDTSEESHFRLPMEDSLKLLDGVWLPIPVLRFTPPYRFDEGPNNWARMRLVKLAEPDVDGNTHRLTLGFDSRTMPVVTGAPYLAPNEDDVRSGVAFKLACSAREYGWFLTHTWIRDWLVEVYTEARAEWTRERLDRDLQGNRHLGHYLNLLSLLRRPVPAEQSNEKPKVEIPEIKVIANEANGIVKPIPVDLVLDVGNSRTCGILIEDHGQAGSGMRHNYVLALRDLSEPEKVYNQAFESRVEFTHAAFGKDHLSIKSGRHNAFQWPTIARVGGEASRLASRNRGTEGSTGLSSPKRYLWDEKAYGHGWRFNTAYVKTDKEPMAVAAPFANLINDRGQPLYLKPFDMPVFNPRYSRSNLMTFMLAEVVTQALTQINSPAQRSRQGHARVPRLLNSITLTVPPGMPQAERSLLSNRLYEAIGLVWKSLGWHQDESNPFKGKDVATRTPFPSVRVEWDEASCGQLVYLYNEVNENFAGHPEEFFATLARPDKLEHEQITLATIDIGGGTTDLVITDYRLDRGTGGGAGANAHIVPNQRFRDGFKIAGDDILLDVIQEFILPSFASALRNAGVPAPDALMSSLCGNGGATVQERLLRQQLNLQVFVPLGLALLKAYEQFDPALPPAAVEQTWQQALGEAVVSDKVLAYVNAAVRREVGRDGTLDLLQTPITFDLEQVHAAFIGGQINVTRALAELCEVVAKYPCDMLLLTGRPSRLPGIQAFIRQRLPLPPGRILPMQNYRTGGWYPFHRNGLIDDPKSTASVGAMICLLCSNHSVPNFYFRTAALKPYSIIKHFGQIDAAGTIKYHDVLYHDLKSDKGLIELPIVGEGDERGTPWLEMRGDLHLGYRQLATERWSASPLYTLRFTPSGKAAFSRAIGKNGEAPVLRIRLEVEQFEQEERDQGLISDKLVIQKLESNIQDADFDFDRDLELSLNTMPTMSLSDSDYWLDSGNVKGK
- a CDS encoding virulence factor SrfC family protein, with amino-acid sequence MSDLTPKQQQLMGAWGAIHKGAGEALEWIEQVRGNAASVEAEADGLGLRLRRARNKAKNLQRSAGNPMTVGFFGLSQAGKSYLISALASDDHGKLESDFGGQVLDFIRHVNPPGGGGEATGVVTRFSHIAKPCLDVNYPVEITLFREIELVKILCNSWFEDFDLERVDHSYREQDIQTALSEFEGQDAGQVQPGVSSDDVVALWDYLKSNYEKSTRVLDDQYWPRAVKIAPRLALRERAKLFSVLWGGQAPITDLYLLLAGVLQKLDHVETLHAPISVFKQENISVTATPYNIMGVDLLSRLGTRHDVQVNVLPGRDGKVHTSVSISVAQLAALAVEVNFCLRTKPTASVAHGVDILDFPGYRTRNKYLSVDEAALKESADEVHPYWNLILRGKVAYLFERYSEAQEMNALVICTSSVKQSDVISVGPVLTRWIHNTQGATPKERGQRAPGLIWALTMCDGWANLELGKDDAHKFKAAERLMKITIIERFGSQEWMKEWSIGKPFDNTYMVRKPRLKETAFIERDEQDQELRVIERYVDDIKQLRQYVVDLPAANRHIANTGAAFDAMMTLNDGGISRFSTSFSSINDLDFKLARIEEQLEQCRTDLLEHGLNTWREEDFEQLLNKKREKTQYLLDNLGADPDAISELIHALQVPVEQLRELYLGGVYDIDGIDGEAGEEPEPAVRAPANKAPALNFGNVFGNTASATPAVAPKPVAKRLNSEQRFVRAALKAWIKHMRELGTQPLRLSSLRMSREVVEALVEELVSAVRRPAFIEQLDAAVMRRIFNGVRRDQIVQRQVLTVQLAMRDFLSWFDLLGKPVSERPTALLGESQPVFGAYQTFAQGELPVLPKEPSNQEQSFQIDWLSSLAWLTQENAKSGADPEITTEQRRQLAVLLNTFQAS